A single Scleropages formosus chromosome 4, fSclFor1.1, whole genome shotgun sequence DNA region contains:
- the LOC108934350 gene encoding collagen alpha-1(XXIII) chain-like codes for MGYRGLPGMKGEPGQVIRGEKGDPGDRGPPGIRGLPGPVGLIGLPGTKGEKGKMGEPGLDGFPGLMGEKGNRGDKGEKGDRGAVGKRGLKGQKGEQGPPGLDQPCPVGHDGLPIPGCWHK; via the exons ATG gGATATCGTGGGCTGCCTGGCATGAAG GGTGAGCCAGGCCAGGTGATCAGAGGAGAGAAGGGAGATCCAGGTGACAGGGGTCCCCCTGGGATTCGG GGTCTTCCAGGTCCTGTGGGGCTGATCGGCCTGCCAGGCACCAAAGGCGAGAAG GGAAAGATGGGTGAGCCAGGGTTGGAT GGTTTCCCAGGGCTGATGGGAGAAAAAGGCAACCGGGGGGACAAAGGAGAAAAG GGGGATCGAGGTGCTGTGGGCAAGAGAGGCCTGAAGGGACAGAAGGGGGAGCAGGGACCACCTGGACTGGACCAGCCTTGTCCTGTG GGCCATGATGGACTACCTATACCAGGGTGTTGGCATAAG TGA